In the genome of Ignavibacteriales bacterium, one region contains:
- a CDS encoding GxxExxY protein: MTKEIVNQISYKIVGCAIEVHKQLGPGLLESVYETCLIEELTSAGLIVNKHIPVPVLYKGKDLGTTLVLDLLVNDIVIVELKAVEIMIPVYKAQLLSYLKLTGKPKGLLINFNCENITESLIPLVTEEFSKLPSS; this comes from the coding sequence ATTACCAAAGAAATAGTTAACCAGATTTCTTATAAAATTGTCGGTTGTGCGATTGAAGTGCATAAGCAGCTTGGTCCCGGATTATTAGAATCTGTTTATGAAACCTGTTTGATTGAAGAATTAACTTCGGCTGGATTAATTGTTAACAAACATATTCCGGTTCCAGTTTTGTATAAAGGAAAAGATCTCGGAACAACTTTGGTACTCGATTTATTGGTAAATGATATTGTCATTGTTGAATTGAAAGCTGTTGAAATCATGATACCAGTATATAAAGCCCAATTACTATCATATTTAAAATTGACAGGCAAACCCAAAGGATTGCTAATCAATTTTAATTGTGAAAACATAACCGAAAGTTTAATCCCGCTTGTTACAGAAGAATTTTCGAAACTTCCATCTTCTTAG
- a CDS encoding DUF2723 domain-containing protein, with translation MDLKLLNRIFAASVFIISAVVMLLTVQPSVSFWDCGEFIAAGYYLQVPHPPGTPFFLILGRIFSMIPFVENIGLRVNYISILSSALSVLFLYLIAVKLIENYRSKKSENVLDALGTYIAAAIGALSFSFSDTFWFNGVEAEVYAFSTFLFAAVVWLMMQWHEKADEKDNEKYLLMIAYLIGLSTGVHLMSVLAIVPVVMIIIFRKYVDDEAALKQTGLIFLIHAAIVLLVAVVWWGGLKSTTPPTPEDYKAFDSNFKIGVVLISALIMGIFWKKIFTKNSFYMPLIIGGIALAVTYPGIVKYLPSLMTEIAGNNILIEIVLLVIIFAALAYGVYYATREKKPTLHLVFMSFIFALIGFTTFAMVIIRANQDPPMNENEPKTFTELVSYLNREQYGDFPTFKRRFATEPHQMVVYNNYSSDLDFFYSYQMNHMMTRYLLWNYAGREGWVQDDGVNVAPFNSIANYLGKLIYIKFDGDAKDSLFGIPFLIGILGIYFQFRKDWKMGSVFMIMFILMGYLTAFYQNQQQPQPRERDYFYVGAFFVFSIWIAIGVRGLADKVQSLLKEGALKNAAVGGVFALMIIFIPVKMLMANYYTHDRSRNWVPWDYSYNLLQSCAPNAVLFTNGDNDTFPLWYLQDVEGVRRDVKIANLSLLNTHWYIRQLKNVDPYNVGTVKMRLSDAQISQIQPIRWDPRDVTISAPKSGTGTANDVFQQYNLTDSSVIKQGNITFRMNNTLSFGDVKAIRVQDIMVKEIVEANAWERPIYFAVTCSDDSKIGLSDYLRMEGMALRFVPEKRKPGIEFVNEKVLSMQLTENPDYSKTFQPGFKFRGLNDSTIFFDENHRRMTQNYRNAFIRLAIYYVNTGNNNLGVEALDNMEKVMPRSIQPMEMGLMFEVANIYYNAKGMEQYKSLAYEVEKKARHELDVNPGDIQSYYNPYRILIETYENLNEYRKAMEIWQRIETLYPNDPNVKANVEKYRVLANQQDSLSKVNN, from the coding sequence ATGGATCTCAAACTGCTGAACAGGATTTTTGCGGCATCAGTTTTTATAATTTCAGCCGTGGTTATGTTGTTAACCGTACAGCCATCAGTGTCTTTCTGGGATTGCGGCGAATTTATTGCTGCCGGTTATTATTTACAGGTACCGCATCCGCCGGGAACACCGTTCTTCCTCATACTCGGAAGAATTTTTTCAATGATACCATTTGTTGAAAATATTGGACTAAGAGTAAATTATATATCAATTCTATCCAGCGCGCTTTCAGTTCTGTTTCTTTATTTAATTGCTGTTAAACTGATTGAAAATTACCGCAGCAAAAAGTCTGAAAACGTATTAGATGCTCTGGGAACTTACATCGCTGCCGCAATAGGTGCATTGTCGTTTTCATTCAGTGATACTTTCTGGTTCAACGGTGTTGAAGCGGAAGTATATGCTTTCAGTACATTCCTGTTTGCAGCAGTTGTTTGGTTAATGATGCAGTGGCATGAAAAAGCAGATGAAAAGGATAACGAAAAATATCTTTTGATGATTGCATACCTTATCGGACTTTCCACAGGTGTTCACCTTATGAGCGTGCTTGCAATAGTCCCGGTTGTGATGATAATTATTTTCAGAAAATATGTTGACGATGAAGCTGCATTAAAACAAACCGGGCTGATCTTTTTGATTCATGCTGCTATTGTGTTGCTTGTAGCAGTTGTCTGGTGGGGCGGACTAAAATCAACTACACCACCCACACCGGAAGATTATAAAGCATTTGATTCTAACTTTAAAATAGGAGTAGTCTTAATCAGCGCATTGATAATGGGAATTTTCTGGAAAAAGATTTTCACAAAGAATTCTTTTTATATGCCGCTGATAATCGGAGGAATTGCGCTTGCTGTAACTTATCCGGGAATAGTAAAATATCTTCCTTCATTAATGACTGAGATTGCCGGCAATAATATTCTTATTGAGATAGTTCTTCTCGTAATAATTTTTGCTGCACTTGCGTACGGCGTTTATTATGCAACAAGAGAAAAGAAACCAACGCTTCATCTCGTATTTATGTCATTCATTTTTGCTCTTATAGGTTTCACCACATTCGCAATGGTTATCATCCGTGCTAACCAGGATCCTCCTATGAATGAAAATGAACCCAAAACATTTACTGAACTGGTTTCATACCTGAACAGAGAGCAGTATGGTGATTTCCCAACATTCAAAAGAAGATTTGCTACTGAGCCTCATCAGATGGTGGTGTACAACAATTACTCAAGCGATCTTGATTTCTTCTATTCATACCAGATGAATCATATGATGACGAGATACCTTCTGTGGAATTACGCCGGAAGAGAAGGATGGGTTCAGGATGATGGAGTAAACGTAGCGCCTTTCAATAGTATAGCAAATTATTTAGGAAAACTTATTTATATAAAATTTGATGGCGATGCTAAAGATTCGTTGTTCGGCATTCCATTCCTGATAGGCATACTTGGAATCTATTTTCAGTTCAGAAAAGACTGGAAAATGGGTTCCGTGTTTATGATAATGTTTATTCTTATGGGTTACTTAACTGCTTTTTATCAGAACCAGCAGCAACCCCAGCCCAGAGAACGTGATTACTTTTATGTCGGCGCGTTCTTCGTCTTCTCAATATGGATTGCAATCGGCGTCAGAGGGTTAGCTGATAAAGTTCAATCGCTTTTGAAAGAAGGTGCGTTAAAAAATGCGGCTGTAGGCGGCGTGTTTGCTCTTATGATAATTTTTATTCCGGTAAAAATGTTAATGGCAAATTATTATACTCACGACAGAAGTCGTAACTGGGTACCCTGGGATTATTCATATAATCTTCTTCAAAGCTGTGCGCCGAACGCAGTATTATTTACAAATGGTGACAATGATACATTCCCTCTCTGGTATCTTCAGGATGTGGAAGGAGTGCGCCGTGATGTGAAGATTGCTAACCTTAGTTTATTAAATACTCACTGGTACATCCGGCAGCTAAAGAATGTTGATCCGTATAATGTTGGTACTGTTAAGATGAGATTATCTGATGCACAAATTTCACAGATACAGCCGATAAGGTGGGATCCGAGAGATGTAACTATCTCAGCACCCAAAAGCGGAACCGGAACTGCCAATGATGTATTTCAGCAGTACAACCTTACAGATTCATCCGTAATAAAACAGGGAAACATAACTTTCAGGATGAATAACACACTTTCATTTGGTGATGTTAAAGCGATCCGCGTGCAGGATATAATGGTAAAAGAAATTGTTGAAGCAAATGCATGGGAAAGACCTATCTATTTTGCCGTTACCTGTTCTGATGACAGTAAAATAGGATTGAGCGATTATTTAAGAATGGAAGGAATGGCTCTTCGTTTTGTTCCTGAAAAACGTAAACCGGGAATTGAGTTTGTTAATGAAAAAGTGCTTAGTATGCAGCTTACAGAAAATCCTGATTACAGTAAAACATTCCAGCCGGGTTTTAAATTCCGCGGATTAAATGATTCAACAATTTTCTTTGATGAAAATCATAGAAGAATGACGCAGAATTACCGCAACGCATTTATAAGACTTGCTATTTATTATGTTAATACCGGCAATAATAATCTTGGTGTTGAAGCTTTGGATAATATGGAAAAGGTAATGCCGCGCAGTATCCAGCCAATGGAAATGGGATTGATGTTTGAAGTCGCAAACATTTATTACAACGCAAAAGGTATGGAACAGTATAAATCACTTGCGTATGAAGTTGAAAAGAAAGCAAGACATGAGCTTGATGTAAATCCCGGCGATATCCAGTCTTATTATAATCCTTACAGGATATTGATTGAAACCTATGAAAACCTTAATGAATACCGCAAAGCTATGGAGATATGGCAGCGTATAGAAACCTTGTATCCGAATGATCCAAACGTAAAAGCGAATGTTGAAAAGTACCGGGTGCTTGCTAATCAGCAGGATAGTCTTTCAAAGGTGAACAATTAA
- the alaS gene encoding alanine--tRNA ligase translates to MTSTEIRQQFLDFFKSKEHRIVPSSPVVPFDDPTLLFTNAGMNQFKDVFLGKGTREYKRAADTQKCIRVSGKHNDLEEVGHDTYHHTFFEMLGNWSFGDYYKSEAIEWAWELLTDVWKLPKERIWATVYRTDDEALELWKSKTDINPDHILRFDEKDNFWEMGETGPCGPCSEIHINLSDDYDNPKYVNAGVPECIEIWNLVFIQYNRDETGKLHDLPAKHVDTGMGFERVCAVLQKKSSNYDTDVFMPMINEISKISNIAYEKEEDKIAMRVIADHIRTLSFAIADGAVPGNDGRGYVLRRILRRAARYGRKLNLNKPFLHKLVYTLVKNMGNVFPELAEKQKYVEKVIKAEEESFNVTLDRGIELFDSLVQNMKESKVISGNDVFKLYDTFGFPVDLTNVMAREKGFAIDEDGFNKLMEEQKQRGRDASKEKFASVNINLDNLNDFTFDKDTSSVFTGYDELKSSSKIIGHKKDNGKDLVILDKTPFYVEAGGQIDDLGVISVSSNSLPVVDVTKTDNKTIHVIDNEQNSLIKPGDSVLALVDEKRRWDIMRNHSATHFLHAALRKILGTHVHQAGSYVGPDRLRFDFTHFSKLSEIEIRDIESLVNEELRKNIELQHHRNIPFDTAKKMGALMFFGDKYGDKVNVVQFGDFSMEFCGGTHVKNSSQIGLFKIVSESSIASGVRRIEAVTGLGVEQYILSQLGLLKNSEEKIAELTDVRKKLEKEISELKMAGKLNQVDPVLSKYSEVDSIKVYKGKINADTMDELKSFGDELRNRIKSGVGVLFAEPEGKAGIVCVVSDDLIKDKKLSAGKIVGELAKLVGGGGGGRPHLATAGGKDVDKISSALSGVEEIVKKFL, encoded by the coding sequence ATGACATCAACTGAAATCAGACAGCAATTTTTAGATTTTTTCAAATCAAAAGAACATAGAATCGTACCAAGTTCACCGGTAGTTCCATTCGATGATCCGACATTATTATTCACCAACGCGGGAATGAATCAATTCAAAGACGTATTCCTCGGCAAAGGAACACGCGAATACAAACGAGCGGCTGACACACAAAAATGTATTCGCGTAAGCGGCAAACATAACGACCTTGAAGAAGTTGGTCACGATACTTATCACCACACATTTTTTGAAATGCTTGGCAACTGGTCGTTCGGCGATTATTATAAATCAGAAGCAATTGAATGGGCATGGGAATTACTCACTGATGTATGGAAACTTCCAAAGGAAAGAATCTGGGCTACGGTTTACAGAACGGATGACGAAGCACTTGAATTGTGGAAAAGTAAGACAGATATAAATCCAGATCATATTTTACGTTTTGATGAGAAAGATAATTTCTGGGAGATGGGTGAAACCGGTCCTTGCGGTCCTTGTTCGGAGATTCACATAAATCTTAGTGATGATTATGATAATCCTAAATATGTAAACGCGGGAGTTCCGGAATGTATTGAAATTTGGAACCTTGTTTTCATTCAGTATAACCGTGATGAAACAGGAAAACTTCACGACCTTCCCGCAAAGCATGTTGATACGGGAATGGGCTTTGAACGTGTATGCGCAGTACTTCAGAAAAAAAGTTCTAACTATGACACCGATGTTTTTATGCCGATGATAAATGAGATTTCAAAGATCTCTAACATCGCATATGAAAAAGAAGAAGATAAAATAGCAATGCGTGTTATTGCAGATCATATAAGAACTCTATCGTTTGCAATTGCTGATGGTGCTGTTCCCGGTAATGATGGTCGCGGATATGTGCTTCGCAGAATTTTAAGAAGAGCCGCTCGTTACGGGAGAAAATTAAATCTCAATAAACCATTTCTTCATAAACTCGTTTATACTCTTGTAAAGAATATGGGAAATGTTTTTCCTGAACTTGCCGAAAAGCAAAAGTATGTTGAAAAAGTTATTAAAGCTGAAGAGGAAAGTTTTAATGTGACTCTTGACAGAGGAATAGAACTGTTTGATTCGCTTGTTCAGAATATGAAAGAATCAAAAGTAATTTCAGGAAATGATGTTTTTAAACTTTACGATACTTTCGGTTTCCCTGTCGATCTCACAAACGTAATGGCTCGTGAAAAAGGTTTTGCCATTGATGAAGACGGATTCAACAAATTGATGGAGGAACAAAAACAACGCGGACGTGATGCATCAAAAGAAAAATTTGCTTCGGTGAATATCAACCTTGATAACTTAAATGATTTTACGTTTGATAAAGACACCAGTTCTGTATTCACCGGTTATGATGAATTAAAATCTTCATCAAAAATTATCGGACACAAAAAGGATAACGGGAAAGATCTTGTCATTCTCGACAAAACTCCTTTTTATGTTGAAGCCGGCGGACAGATCGATGATCTCGGTGTAATTTCTGTTAGTTCAAATTCACTCCCGGTTGTTGATGTTACAAAGACAGACAACAAAACAATTCACGTTATAGATAATGAACAGAATAGTCTTATAAAACCGGGTGATTCTGTTCTTGCACTCGTTGATGAAAAACGAAGATGGGACATAATGCGTAATCACAGCGCGACTCATTTTCTTCATGCCGCTTTAAGAAAAATTTTAGGAACACATGTTCACCAGGCTGGGTCGTATGTTGGTCCGGACAGATTGCGTTTTGACTTCACTCATTTTTCAAAGTTAAGTGAAATAGAAATCAGGGATATTGAATCGCTTGTGAATGAAGAGCTGCGAAAAAATATTGAGCTTCAGCATCACCGTAACATTCCATTTGACACTGCAAAGAAGATGGGCGCGCTGATGTTCTTTGGTGACAAGTACGGCGATAAGGTTAACGTTGTTCAGTTTGGTGATTTTAGTATGGAGTTCTGCGGAGGAACTCACGTTAAAAATTCTTCACAGATCGGTTTGTTTAAAATTGTTAGTGAATCGTCAATTGCTAGCGGTGTAAGAAGAATCGAAGCCGTAACTGGACTTGGTGTTGAGCAGTATATTTTATCTCAACTAGGTCTTCTTAAAAACTCCGAAGAAAAAATTGCTGAATTAACCGATGTAAGGAAAAAACTTGAGAAAGAAATCTCTGAACTTAAAATGGCTGGTAAGTTAAACCAGGTTGATCCGGTACTTTCCAAATATTCTGAAGTTGATTCCATCAAAGTTTATAAGGGCAAGATAAACGCAGACACAATGGATGAATTAAAATCCTTCGGTGATGAATTACGCAATCGTATTAAAAGCGGTGTCGGTGTTTTGTTTGCTGAACCCGAAGGTAAAGCCGGAATTGTTTGTGTTGTAAGTGATGATCTAATTAAAGATAAAAAACTCAGTGCGGGGAAAATTGTCGGCGAACTCGCAAAGCTTGTCGGCGGCGGAGGCGGCGGAAGACCGCATCTTGCAACAGCTGGTGGAAAAGATGTAGATAAAATCAGTTCAGCACTGTCCGGCGTTGAAGAGATTGTAAAAAAGTTTTTATGA
- the radA gene encoding DNA repair protein RadA, producing the protein MAKPKIKYICSNCGYESLRWIGKCPECDSWNSFTEEIIEPTKNKSARTKSPFTAKKINEISAAEEDRIMTGINEFDRVLGGGIMPGSVILLAGDPGIGKSTLALQTAATIKNKVLYVTGEESLKQIKLRSSRLKITSDDIYIIAETDLNPIISAINEIEPAVVIVDSIQTMQRSDMQNSAGTITQIRESTSLFMEEAKKKGFSVIIIGHVTKEGTIAGPKILEHIVDAVIQFEGESHHSFRILRAQKNRFGSTNEIGVFEMRENGLREVTNPSELFLSERDRNTSGSVITASMEGTRPILLEVQALVTPSNFGNPQRVATGFDYRRLSILLAVLEKRCGYRLSANNVFLNMAGGVKIYEPAIDLAVCCSIASNLLDKVADNNTVVIGEVGLGGEVRSVSNIEKRIQEAAKLGFKRVIIPQNNTAGLKKNDIKIIAVENLVDAISNCFAG; encoded by the coding sequence ATGGCTAAACCTAAAATAAAATACATCTGCTCAAACTGCGGGTACGAATCACTAAGATGGATAGGCAAATGTCCTGAATGTGATTCATGGAATTCATTCACCGAAGAAATAATTGAACCCACAAAGAACAAATCAGCACGAACTAAATCTCCTTTCACAGCGAAGAAGATAAATGAAATTTCTGCCGCGGAAGAAGACAGAATAATGACAGGCATTAACGAATTTGATCGTGTTCTTGGCGGAGGGATTATGCCCGGCTCTGTAATACTTCTTGCCGGTGATCCGGGAATCGGCAAATCAACACTCGCATTACAGACTGCCGCAACAATTAAAAACAAAGTCCTGTATGTAACTGGCGAAGAATCTTTAAAACAGATCAAACTCCGTTCATCAAGACTAAAAATTACTTCGGATGATATCTATATAATTGCGGAGACTGATCTTAATCCAATTATCTCTGCAATAAACGAAATTGAACCCGCAGTAGTAATTGTAGATTCAATACAGACAATGCAGAGAAGTGATATGCAGAACTCTGCCGGAACAATTACACAGATACGTGAATCAACTTCATTGTTTATGGAAGAAGCAAAGAAGAAAGGATTTTCTGTTATCATCATCGGGCACGTTACTAAGGAGGGAACGATAGCGGGTCCGAAGATACTTGAGCATATTGTTGATGCGGTGATTCAGTTTGAAGGCGAGTCGCATCATTCGTTCAGAATTTTACGCGCACAGAAAAACCGGTTCGGCAGTACAAATGAAATTGGTGTGTTTGAGATGCGCGAAAACGGATTGAGAGAAGTCACAAATCCCAGTGAGTTATTTTTAAGCGAACGCGACCGAAATACATCAGGCTCGGTTATAACCGCAAGTATGGAGGGCACACGACCGATACTACTCGAAGTACAGGCGCTTGTTACACCATCAAACTTTGGAAACCCGCAGCGCGTTGCAACAGGATTTGATTACAGAAGACTATCAATTCTCCTTGCTGTACTTGAGAAGAGATGCGGATACAGATTATCAGCAAATAATGTTTTTCTAAATATGGCTGGCGGTGTAAAAATTTATGAGCCAGCTATTGATCTTGCTGTCTGCTGCAGTATTGCCTCTAATCTATTAGATAAAGTCGCAGATAACAACACCGTAGTAATTGGTGAAGTAGGGCTTGGCGGAGAAGTACGCAGTGTTAGCAACATCGAAAAGAGAATACAGGAAGCCGCTAAACTCGGTTTTAAAAGAGTTATCATTCCACAGAACAACACCGCGGGATTAAAGAAAAATGATATAAAAATAATTGCAGTTGAAAATCTTGTTGATGCGATTAGTAATTGTTTTGCGGGCTGA
- a CDS encoding pseudouridine synthase: MSDYKYFILNKPYGVLSQFTDKSGRKTLAGCFNFPPNVYPVGRLDMDSEGLLLLTNDKELTDRLLNPEMKVEKEYWVQVEGIPSEDELDKLREGVEIEGRKTLPASVEVFSPLNIPHRNPPIRFRKNIPDSWLKIIINEGRYRQVRKMTAKAGHPTLRLIRVRIKNILLGELNSGSVRELTVNEIRELKQQP; this comes from the coding sequence ATGAGTGACTATAAATATTTTATTCTAAACAAACCTTATGGAGTTCTGTCTCAGTTCACAGACAAATCAGGAAGAAAAACTCTTGCCGGCTGCTTTAACTTTCCACCCAATGTTTATCCTGTAGGAAGGTTAGATATGGATAGTGAAGGATTGCTTCTTTTAACAAATGATAAAGAACTAACTGACAGACTGCTTAATCCGGAAATGAAAGTTGAGAAAGAATACTGGGTACAGGTTGAAGGCATTCCTTCCGAAGATGAATTGGATAAATTGAGAGAAGGTGTGGAAATTGAAGGTCGCAAAACACTTCCGGCAAGTGTTGAAGTATTTTCACCTTTGAATATTCCGCACAGAAACCCTCCCATTAGATTCAGAAAAAATATTCCGGACTCCTGGTTAAAAATAATCATTAACGAAGGCAGGTACAGGCAGGTAAGAAAAATGACAGCGAAAGCCGGTCACCCTACATTAAGGCTGATACGTGTAAGGATAAAAAATATTTTACTGGGCGAATTGAATTCAGGCAGTGTGAGGGAATTAACAGTTAATGAAATAAGAGAACTTAAACAACAGCCATGA
- the mscL gene encoding large-conductance mechanosensitive channel protein MscL: protein MLKEFKQFAMRGNVVDLAVGIIIGGAFGKIVSSLVGDIIMPPIGVLLGGVDFSTLAITIKAASEGVEPVVIKYGMFINTIIDFIVIAFSIFMLIKAMNSFKKKEEEKPAAPPKPSEEVVLLSEIRDLLKK, encoded by the coding sequence ATGCTCAAAGAATTCAAACAATTTGCAATGAGAGGCAATGTTGTTGATCTGGCTGTCGGTATAATTATCGGCGGTGCCTTCGGAAAAATTGTGTCATCACTCGTTGGCGATATTATTATGCCACCGATCGGAGTTCTGCTCGGGGGTGTAGATTTCAGCACGCTTGCTATAACAATAAAGGCGGCATCTGAAGGTGTGGAGCCGGTTGTAATCAAATATGGTATGTTCATCAATACAATCATTGATTTTATAGTGATTGCTTTTTCAATCTTTATGCTGATTAAAGCAATGAATTCTTTCAAAAAGAAAGAAGAAGAAAAACCAGCTGCACCGCCAAAACCATCCGAAGAAGTTGTGCTGCTTAGTGAAATCAGGGATTTGTTAAAGAAGTAA